In Shumkonia mesophila, the following are encoded in one genomic region:
- a CDS encoding NAD(P)/FAD-dependent oxidoreductase: MRYVLIGAGPAGVVAAETLRKADPEGDILLLGDEPEPPYSRMALPYFLVGTIDEAGTYLRKSETHYDELGIAFRHARALKIDPAGKTVALEGGESVPYDRLMIATGSSTVTPPVPGIGLPGVHPCWTLADSREIARRATPDSRVVLMGAGFIGCIVLESLIKRGVKPTVVEMADRMVPRMMNAAAGGLIKKWCATKGIEVLTSTKVTAIEDTGEARDPLRVMLDKGAPLRAALVVVATGVRPNIAFLDGSGIETDFGIRVDSHLKSSADGVYAAGDVAQGPDFMGGWSVHAIQPTAVEHGRIAALNMAGGNASYHGSLAMNVLDTAGLVSSSFGQWQGVEGGESVERMDEERFRYTRLEFDGEHLVGAICLGRTDQIGMLRGLIQSRVRLGDWKARLMEDPQRISEAYVASTQK, from the coding sequence ATGCGCTATGTGCTGATCGGCGCCGGCCCGGCCGGCGTGGTGGCCGCCGAAACGCTCCGCAAGGCCGATCCCGAGGGCGACATCCTGCTCTTGGGCGACGAGCCGGAGCCGCCCTATTCGCGGATGGCGCTGCCCTATTTCCTGGTCGGCACCATCGACGAGGCGGGAACCTATCTTCGCAAATCCGAGACCCATTACGACGAACTCGGCATCGCGTTCCGCCACGCCCGCGCGCTTAAGATCGACCCGGCGGGCAAGACGGTGGCGCTGGAGGGCGGTGAGAGCGTCCCCTACGACCGCCTGATGATCGCCACCGGTTCCAGCACCGTAACCCCGCCGGTGCCCGGCATCGGGCTTCCCGGCGTCCATCCCTGCTGGACGCTGGCCGATTCGCGCGAAATCGCGCGCCGCGCCACGCCCGACAGCCGGGTGGTGCTGATGGGGGCCGGCTTCATCGGCTGCATCGTGCTGGAGTCCCTGATCAAGCGCGGCGTCAAGCCGACCGTGGTGGAAATGGCCGACCGCATGGTGCCGCGCATGATGAACGCGGCGGCCGGCGGCCTGATCAAGAAGTGGTGCGCCACCAAGGGCATCGAGGTGCTGACCTCGACCAAGGTCACCGCCATCGAGGACACCGGCGAGGCCCGCGATCCGCTGCGCGTGATGTTGGACAAGGGCGCGCCGCTGCGCGCCGCCCTGGTGGTGGTGGCGACCGGCGTGCGCCCCAACATCGCCTTCCTCGACGGCAGCGGGATCGAGACCGACTTCGGAATCCGCGTCGATTCCCACCTGAAAAGCAGCGCGGACGGCGTCTATGCGGCGGGCGACGTCGCCCAGGGGCCCGATTTCATGGGCGGCTGGTCGGTCCACGCCATCCAGCCGACGGCGGTCGAGCACGGCCGCATCGCCGCCTTGAACATGGCCGGCGGCAATGCCAGCTACCACGGCAGTCTGGCCATGAACGTGCTCGACACCGCCGGCCTGGTCTCCAGTTCCTTCGGGCAGTGGCAGGGGGTGGAGGGCGGAGAGTCGGTGGAGCGCATGGACGAGGAGCGCTTCCGCTACACCCGTCTGGAGTTCGACGGCGAGCACCTGGTCGGCGCCATCTGCCTGGGCCGGACCGACCAGATCGGCATGCTGCGCGGCCTCATCCAGTCGCGGGTCAGGCTGGGCGACTGGAAGGCCCGGCTGATGGAGGACCCGCAGCGGATTTCCGAGGCCTATGTGGCCTCCACCCAGAAATGA
- a CDS encoding MoaD/ThiS family protein: MKVKVKLFALLEDYLPAGARNNEVELEVVDGTTAAAIVKRLNLPAELCHLVLLNGNYLEPGVRGSHPLAADDVLAIWPPIAGG; this comes from the coding sequence ATGAAGGTCAAGGTCAAGCTGTTCGCCCTGCTCGAGGACTACCTGCCGGCGGGGGCCCGCAACAACGAGGTCGAATTGGAAGTGGTCGACGGCACCACGGCGGCGGCCATCGTCAAGCGGCTCAACCTGCCGGCCGAGCTGTGCCATCTGGTGCTGCTCAACGGCAACTATCTGGAGCCCGGGGTGCGCGGCTCCCATCCGCTGGCCGCCGACGACGTGCTGGCCATCTGGCCGCCGATCGCCGGCGGGTGA